Genomic segment of Porites lutea chromosome 13, jaPorLute2.1, whole genome shotgun sequence:
TGATAAAATGTCTACCAGTGCACGGTGTCAATGGTAGGTCCATAACGACTTGTTATCGatttatcttttatttaaagATAAGTACAAAAAAAGATGAACTCTTACTTGTAGAAGTTTGCCCGAATCGGAAATAAAACTTCATACTCCGGGATTGGGCGAAGATCCTAAAAAACTCCCTGCCACCCGGCACTCTGCCTGTTACTATCTTCTCCATGTCGTGccctttttttttggatttgtAGCATCGAATTCTAGGAAGAAAAATAATACATACATGTGTTAAAGCTTAGTCGTTGATGATCTAAGTTACAGTATGATTTCATAACATCAGATCCAATTAAGTTTTTCTCAATTCTAAAATCTCTCATGGCCATCCCAACACAAAATGTTTAGTTCCCATCACTCCGTCTCttgtgggtcggtcggtcgggcaaaaaaaaaaattgaacatgCAAAAAGCTTGTCAATGGCCACAGGCAGAGATGGCGAGGAGAACGACCATTCATTCGTCCCCAGTTTTCTTTGGCTTTTCCTTAATAGGAtttgataggatttgatttcagatgcagttgtaaagtgttttatattctttgacctctgtttattatggctgaataaagattttagtttttttggatTTCTCCGAAATGACTGTATCTGATTAACTAAATGCATGCAtgcaagtttctttgtccgtgaatgtgattatTTCCTGCCATATCAGTATGACTCTGGGCCCAGCTCTATAGTGTGGTTTGCAGGATTTTGAATTTCCACGGATAGTGCCATCTTCAGATTTGAGTCGTACACTGTAGCTTAAACTAAGCTACACCAAGTTTGGAGAAATATGTCGTGCGTCAGTCAAGATAATTCTCTTAGCGCTCACACAGttcatttagtttttcttaACATAAGTGAGTCTTTGAACTGGAGCGCGATGTCTTGTTGTTCCTTCGTAGGTATTTACTTAAGTTTTTGCTTAACAGTCTTCTATGCGACTGttatcaaatcctatcagggacacctacagaagcataaaccacaggaaatgatcactcagtatgcatgtaacaaacttATTTCATGACCTCTTAATATAAGACTTAGTGCGGcaaaaaacaagatttactcagtcaaagtttagaatgctacaAGTCATGCAAtttgtagtgctagtaaccttcgcgagagagagaaaaagaaagggaaccactgttcaagcagactctcaaggtcacgtttcacattatcacgagcttatgagtcgtgtttggcctgtcaacgcttatttcttactaaaatataattatactaaatgaaatgaaatgaaatgaaatgtgtcTATAATAATAAGAACAATGGATTGGCCATAAATGTCATTAATAATAGACTGAACATTTcaaatgattgaaaaaaaataaccctgACTCAGAGTAGTCTCGTCGAATCATCTTGCCTCGTCGAGTGATCCTCGCCTAGTAGTCCCCTTCGAGTCATCCCCTCGTCGAGTCACCCTCGTcgagtcgtcctcgtcgagtcagCGTGTCTCATGGAGTAATCGCCAAGTAATGGTGCCTCATTGAGTCATCCTCGGCGAGTCATCCTGTGTTATAGAGTTATCCTCGTAAGGTCATAAAGTGAAGTCGAGACGTCCTCGTCGAGTCTTGAGGGGCCTTCacgtctatttatttatttttgagcgtCGGTAGAAAGATGACTCCGTTCCCAGAAACGGTGAGTGATCCAAAGTTAATATAACATGAAAGTCTCTTACTGAACTCAAGAGTGACTGTCCTTGATTAGCAAGACACACTTTATCCTTGTGTATCTCAAAGTTAAGTTACATGTTATTTAttatcttgttttaaaattattatgttGTTTTTCCCATTTACATTTTAACTAGCCTTTCTCCCAAGAGACCAAATTGTTAACTACAAATTGCACTGTAGCGTTGTTGGCTGACTTAATGCTTTGCAGCCTGTTCCAAAAACGTTTCAGATTATTGTGTTTGGAAGAAATGGTGTCACAAATTTTTGGAAAGGATAAAATGTCAGTTTGATGGTACAATTTTTCCAACTAGGATAATTTAATAGTATTACCAGAAAGAATAAAACCTGTTTTAGACTaaaaaggtcaaaattaaaattatcctTACCAAAGTCTTAACATTCCATCTTTTTGCTGTTGACAAACAGGGGCCTCATGTTTAGTGCGCTAAACTCCAGACCTAGCAGTCTGAGCTCGAGCCCTAAGGCTAGGGACATTGTGTTGTGTTCTTGGGtaagacactttactctcacagTGCCTCTCTCCAACCAGGTGTAGAAATGGGTACCAGCAAACTTAATGCCAGGATAACCCTCTGATGGACTAGCCAGCCCCACATTTACACATCAAAATATACCTTAGCTACATAaagttaaaattattaaaattatttatattggaagaactaaaaaagtCTATTGCACTAGTGGGGGTAACAAATTAGAAATACCTGCACAAACTACAAGAATGTCATCAATAAGGGGGGACAAGTGCAATTGGTAGAGTTTTCCTTAAAATTGAGAACACTTTCATTCGGCCAATAGCTCTCTCCACGTGTATCCGGGCattggcaatttttttggtTACAATAACTTTATCTTTAGACATCTGTTCAAGCCCTGAACTTGGTGGTGGGATTTCCAATGTAGCCCCTCTCACCATGAGATCTTCTTTTATTGTGAAGCCCCTGTCTGCCATTACTAAGTCTGTAGGTTCTAGGAGATCTAAGAACCCAGATTCTCGAGTGATGTGTTGGTCAGATGCTCTGCCACCCCATGCTTTTGAAAGGAAACTGATCATACCACTTGGTGCAATTCCAACAAGGAATTTAACAGTGTTATGTTTTTTGTAGTCCGACCAAGTGAGAGCCTGAATTTCAAGATTTCTCGGATGGTCAATAAATATTTCACTGCAGTCTATTGTGCAACGCAGGTTTGTGTAATGTTTAAGGGACTTAGGAAGACTTTCTCGAATTGCCTCCTTTGATGGCCAAAATATGAGAGGCTTCAATTCGCAAGCAAGAAACTTGACCCAGGTGTTGATGACCTGGGAAGCTTCACCAGTACTGATGTCAAACAGGTCTGCCAGCATTTCATTTGTGACAGCTGTTCTCAGTTTAAGTAACACTAAAGTTAATTCTTCTTTCACTGACAGTTTCCTCTGTGGCCCTGTCTCTTTTGGTGATGTCTTGAAACTTCTGCGAACCTTGGTTGAAATAGCCTTTTTTGAACCGGACCAGTAACGCAGCTTTTTTGATTTCTGAGTAACATACTTGACCAGGTTATTGAAAGTTTGTTTGTTCAGCAAACCTGTATATGTCCTGATCTTTGcatcagttttcaaaaacttatcCACAACATTCCTTCCCTTTGTTGCTTGTCTTCGAAGAAGAGCATTTTCGGTTTTGAGCCCTTCCAATTCCAACTGCAGTCTATCAATAACTTTCTGTTTCTTAAAGCATCCTGAACAAATGCAATTCTCAACACAATCGCACACATAGATGTAGTCGTGATCATGTTTACCACGGTGATGCTCTTTATATTCAAATTGTCAACATTTTGTTTAAGTTCAGCTTCACCTGAACTATCACCTTTGACATCAGTTTGCTCTACCTcagttttagattttttttctgcagggcTGTATTGTGTAAACTTCTGCATAGTTCTCGTTTTGCGGGCTGCTCTTACCTGATGTTTTTTCGGTTGGTAGTTGTACCCCATATCGACAGTAGGACATGGATGATCTACGGTAGGTTGTCCATCCACAAAATGTTTGGAACAAACCCTGTCGTCTTCGCTTGGCTGCcagttttttcctgttttaggATTTTTTCGATTGATAGATTTAACCCACTCCTTTCTCTTTTCAGGGTCTCCTTTCAATGTTGGAAAAGGATAAAGTTGAAAAAGGTCAGGACATGTACAGTCCTGGCTTGTACGATGGCAATTATGCGAAGTGCAAAACCCCTTCCTCCATTTCTGCAGCTGATATGTACTGCTACTGCAGCCAACGACTGCACAAATCCTCATTTCCTTATGTAAAAATCCTTGTGCCCgcaattttctttctcaaaacACGGTGATCGTCGAAAAACTTAACTCGAGCAAATCGAAGCAACTTTTATCCCGACTCGTTCCCAGTCGCACGCACTCTTGTGATCGACCGCTGGAACTCCGAACTCTCTTATTCccgcattctcgtccccagagcccgtcgtttcttggtcacgtggtcgggAAACGAggtcggttacaaattaagccgagtggctctggggacgagaatggtaTTCCCGCctttcaattttcaaaatggcggaggACTAATCAGAATCTAACACGTCACTGCGGACGCTGCC
This window contains:
- the LOC140922537 gene encoding uncharacterized protein, translated to MRICAVVGCSSSTYQLQKWRKGFCTSHNCHRTSQDCTCPDLFQLYPFPTLKGDPEKRKEWVKSINRKNPKTGKNWQPSEDDRVCSKHFVDGQPTVDHPCPTVDMGYNYQPKKHQVRAARKTRTMQKFTQYSPAEKKSKTEVEQTDVKGDSSGCFKKQKVIDRLQLELEGLKTENALLRRQATKGRNVVDKFLKTDAKIRTYTGLLNKQTFNNLVKYVTQKSKKLRYWSGSKKAISTKVRRSFKTSPKETGPQRKLSVKEELTLVLLKLRTAVTNEMLADLFDISTGEASQVINTWVKFLACELKPLIFWPSKEAIRESLPKSLKHYTNLRCTIDCSEIFIDHPRNLEIQALTWSDYKKHNTVKFLVGIAPSGMISFLSKAWGGRASDQHITRESGFLDLLEPTDLVMADRGFTIKEDLMVRGATLEIPPPSSGLEQMSKDKVIVTKKIANARIHVERAIGRMKVFSILRKTLPIALVPPY